The DNA segment TCCACCCACATCCACCCCCAGCCCGACCGGACCCGCAAGCTCCTGTTGCACCGCTCCGAGCTCGACAAGCTCGTCGGCGCCGTCGAGCGCAAGGGGTACACCCTCGTGCCCACGGCGATGTACTGGAAGCAGGGCCGCGCCAAGATCGAGATCGCGCTTGCCCGCGGCAAGAAGGAGCACGACAAGCGCGCCACCGAAAAGGAGCGCGACTGGCAGCGAGAGAAGGCCGGGCTGATGAAGAAACCCCGCTAGGTGGGGGAAGGGTCCCTTCAGGCGGATGGGCTCCGCGCGTTCCCCTCCCCCACGCTTTCCCCGGAACCTGTGGGCGGATACACTGTCAGAGTCGATGTAACCCAGGGGGCGACCTGGTTTCGACGTGGGTTTCAAAGCCCCAGGTGCATGCCGAGGGAGCAGTCTTCCTCGTTAATCCGGCTGCAAACTTTAGCTGCCAACGACGACAGCTACGCCCTGGCCGCCTAAGGCTGGGCCTCTGACCGGAGCCGCGCCTGTGCGTCCGGAGACCGCTTCGGCGGTC comes from the Gammaproteobacteria bacterium genome and includes:
- the smpB gene encoding SsrA-binding protein SmpB, translating into MGAAKRQDTPSSTIVLNRFARHEFHLEDRFEAGIALEGWEVKSLRAGRIQIKDSYVLLKDGEASLLGALITPLPTASTHIHPQPDRTRKLLLHRSELDKLVGAVERKGYTLVPTAMYWKQGRAKIEIALARGKKEHDKRATEKERDWQREKAGLMKKPR